A region of uncultured Anaeromusa sp. DNA encodes the following proteins:
- a CDS encoding FAD-dependent oxidoreductase — MSKPHKSLDLLIIGAGIAGLTAGLYAARMKLNTLILEDALVGGQIRDAYIVENYPGLPKIKGSDLVKTMEQQALQAGAVLDEFDQVLSAKLTAAEKVVETHSAVYQPQAVILAGGMERRQLPIAEEKRFRSHGIHYCELCDGHLYEEKNVAVVGGGNAAAGALKVLSKYAKKLYLIHRSSQMTAEPTEQQAALDLPNVEFLFQTQIISAAGETALQSVVVENVHTKEQRTLDLDGIFVNIGVIPRTSLYSQDITLHASGHIIAGESCETNVPGVFAAGDIRTKPIRQLTTAAADGTVAALLAERYLTKLKKH; from the coding sequence ATGTCCAAGCCCCATAAGTCGTTGGACCTGCTCATCATTGGCGCCGGCATCGCCGGACTGACTGCCGGTCTATATGCAGCTCGCATGAAACTCAACACGTTGATACTGGAAGACGCCTTGGTAGGCGGGCAAATTCGCGACGCCTATATCGTGGAAAACTACCCTGGCCTTCCCAAAATCAAAGGCAGCGACTTGGTTAAAACCATGGAGCAGCAAGCGCTGCAAGCAGGCGCTGTTTTGGACGAATTCGACCAAGTCCTCAGCGCTAAGCTGACAGCCGCTGAAAAAGTCGTGGAAACACACAGCGCCGTATACCAGCCGCAAGCGGTTATTCTCGCCGGCGGCATGGAGCGCCGCCAGCTTCCCATTGCCGAAGAAAAGCGTTTTCGCAGCCACGGCATTCATTACTGCGAACTTTGTGACGGTCACCTGTATGAAGAAAAAAATGTCGCCGTCGTCGGTGGCGGCAACGCAGCAGCCGGGGCCCTAAAGGTTTTAAGCAAATACGCCAAAAAACTATACCTGATTCATCGTTCATCGCAAATGACAGCGGAACCTACGGAACAGCAAGCAGCGCTAGACTTGCCTAATGTAGAATTTCTTTTCCAGACCCAAATTATCTCTGCCGCTGGCGAGACTGCGCTGCAAAGCGTTGTCGTGGAAAATGTCCATACTAAGGAGCAGCGAACACTGGACTTGGACGGTATTTTCGTCAATATTGGCGTCATTCCCAGGACCAGCCTGTATAGCCAAGATATCACGCTGCATGCCAGCGGCCACATTATCGCAGGCGAAAGCTGCGAAACCAATGTTCCCGGCGTCTTCGCCGCTGGCGATATACGCACCAAACCCATCCGTCAGCTAACTACCGCTGCTGCCGATGGCACGGTGGCGGCTCTTTTAGCAGAGCGGTATCTGACCAAGCTGAAGAAACACTAA
- a CDS encoding glutaredoxin domain-containing protein — protein sequence MIKVYSIPDCPWCQKVKKYLELRQVEFQEVDIENDLAGRNELLALTKQLSVPVTSIDGRLIVGFEREELDEALAVAAE from the coding sequence ATGATCAAAGTATATTCTATTCCCGACTGTCCCTGGTGCCAAAAGGTCAAGAAATACCTAGAACTACGACAAGTTGAATTTCAAGAAGTCGACATTGAAAATGATCTGGCCGGACGCAATGAGCTGCTGGCACTGACTAAACAACTGAGCGTACCGGTTACCAGCATTGACGGCCGCCTGATTGTCGGCTTTGAGCGAGAAGAACTGGACGAAGCCTTGGCAGTGGCTGCAGAGTAG
- a CDS encoding DUF3089 domain-containing protein, with product MRLCPRILFPFFFCLLVFSSAQGAPLNYASSGNWAFQEDPAKSGHAVDVFFVCPTAYMGSAEQHNMPIDDPQARQFFLGATLMEKGIYDQECNFYAPYYRQASLSIYKLPRQQSTPYFSLAYEDVKAAFSYYLREHNQGRPVILAGFSQGGDMVLRLIKDVYRDPALQQKLVAAYAIGWPVTPTESLQYPQLKMAQHAEDTGVVISFNTEAPEVTSSLLVPEKTLSINPLNWKTTSEPADKSLNLGAVFVNYHGEITKEVPQLTGAYLDPARGALKVTDINSADYPPMLDLFQPGVYHVYDYLFFYRNLQQNVADRIKAYEAKQSLKQAS from the coding sequence ATGCGATTATGTCCACGTATTCTATTTCCTTTCTTCTTTTGCCTGCTCGTCTTTAGCAGCGCCCAAGGAGCTCCCCTAAACTACGCTTCTTCCGGCAACTGGGCTTTTCAAGAAGACCCGGCAAAATCAGGGCACGCAGTAGATGTCTTTTTTGTCTGCCCCACCGCCTACATGGGCAGCGCCGAACAGCATAACATGCCTATAGACGACCCGCAGGCCCGCCAATTCTTTCTTGGTGCCACCCTTATGGAAAAAGGCATTTACGATCAAGAATGCAATTTTTACGCTCCCTACTACCGCCAAGCCTCTTTATCCATATACAAGCTGCCGCGCCAACAAAGTACGCCTTATTTCTCCCTCGCTTATGAAGATGTCAAGGCGGCCTTCTCCTACTACCTGCGCGAGCACAACCAAGGACGCCCTGTCATTCTTGCCGGCTTTAGCCAAGGAGGAGACATGGTGCTGCGCCTGATTAAAGACGTATACCGCGATCCGGCGTTACAGCAAAAATTGGTTGCCGCCTATGCTATCGGCTGGCCGGTCACTCCGACAGAATCCTTGCAGTATCCACAGTTAAAAATGGCGCAACATGCCGAAGATACAGGCGTTGTTATTTCTTTCAATACCGAAGCGCCGGAAGTAACCTCTTCCTTACTGGTGCCGGAAAAGACACTGAGCATCAACCCGTTGAACTGGAAAACCACCAGCGAACCTGCCGACAAATCGCTGAATCTCGGGGCAGTCTTTGTCAATTACCACGGCGAAATTACCAAGGAAGTTCCGCAACTTACCGGTGCCTACTTGGATCCGGCGCGGGGCGCTTTGAAGGTTACCGATATTAACAGCGCCGACTACCCTCCTATGCTGGATCTTTTCCAGCCAGGTGTCTACCATGTGTATGATTACCTCTTCTTTTATCGCAACCTGCAGCAAAATGTCGCTGACCGCATCAAAGCCTACGAAGCCAAGCAGAGCCTGAAACAAGCTTCCTAG
- a CDS encoding BMC domain-containing protein produces the protein MLTTRIIRAPRPNTVAMLLRRTAPEAKKQLEGLHFDAIGLIQTDVPSLFYFADIAQKASNVVAAEIVGNCPQHINTMAFFGNNEAVNAAIAAIQLAEKQ, from the coding sequence ATGCTCACGACACGCATTATCCGCGCTCCTCGTCCCAATACGGTAGCCATGCTGCTGCGCCGTACGGCGCCGGAGGCTAAAAAACAGCTCGAAGGCCTTCATTTCGACGCCATCGGCCTGATTCAAACCGACGTGCCCAGCCTCTTCTATTTCGCCGATATAGCCCAAAAAGCCAGCAATGTTGTGGCAGCGGAAATTGTCGGCAACTGCCCCCAGCACATCAATACTATGGCTTTCTTCGGCAATAACGAAGCGGTCAATGCCGCTATCGCCGCTATTCAACTGGCGGAAAAGCAGTAG
- a CDS encoding multidrug effflux MFS transporter, which translates to MKPNSWLQQEEITMAQPGKMQRLWLACLLGLISAMGPLCTDLYLPALPLMQQSLGGATPSQVQLSLTASLLGLAVGQLLMGPYSDAVGRHRPLWLSLGVFSLASFWCAFATSAWELAGVRLLQGLAGAGGIVISRAMVRDLYEGAELTRFFSLLMLVHSVAPTLAPTLGGFLLQVTNWQGIFIVLGMLGVLLTAGAWLGLKETLAEKNRVPANGQAIWASFVSLLGNRSFRYYVLVQGFVGGGLFAYISGSPFVLQGGFGLSAQQFGLCFAVNSLGALLTTQLVSRFNRSYSDMFLMRLSLVVSAAASLVLLVALAFGGPLWAVLGALWLMVACVGSTMTTSFSLAIQDQAKAAGSASALLGLVMFVFGAAVSPLVGLGGDALWPMGLLIALSNGAALFCGWRAQQHSRSTIKQKKKE; encoded by the coding sequence ATGAAACCAAATAGCTGGCTACAGCAAGAAGAAATAACGATGGCGCAGCCCGGGAAGATGCAGCGCCTTTGGCTGGCGTGCCTGCTGGGCCTGATTTCCGCCATGGGGCCGCTCTGTACGGATTTGTATTTGCCGGCGCTGCCGTTGATGCAGCAAAGTCTTGGCGGCGCTACGCCGTCCCAAGTTCAGTTGAGTCTGACAGCGTCACTCTTAGGGTTGGCCGTGGGGCAGCTTTTGATGGGGCCGTATAGTGATGCTGTGGGGCGCCACCGGCCGTTATGGCTGTCATTGGGCGTGTTTTCCTTGGCGTCCTTTTGGTGCGCTTTTGCGACCTCCGCTTGGGAACTGGCGGGTGTGCGTCTATTGCAAGGTCTGGCTGGGGCGGGAGGTATTGTAATTTCCCGGGCGATGGTGCGGGATTTGTATGAAGGGGCGGAACTTACTCGCTTCTTCTCTCTCCTTATGTTGGTGCATAGCGTTGCTCCGACTCTGGCGCCGACGTTAGGCGGTTTTTTGCTGCAAGTAACCAACTGGCAAGGGATTTTTATCGTTTTGGGTATGCTGGGAGTGCTGCTGACGGCCGGGGCTTGGTTAGGCCTAAAAGAAACACTAGCGGAGAAAAACCGTGTTCCCGCCAATGGCCAGGCTATTTGGGCTTCCTTCGTTTCGCTGCTAGGCAATCGTTCTTTTCGTTACTATGTTTTGGTGCAGGGATTTGTGGGAGGCGGGCTGTTTGCGTATATTTCCGGCTCCCCTTTTGTATTGCAAGGCGGGTTTGGTTTGTCAGCCCAGCAATTTGGCCTTTGTTTTGCTGTGAATAGCTTGGGAGCCTTGCTAACGACACAGTTGGTTAGCCGCTTTAACCGCAGCTATTCCGATATGTTTTTAATGCGTCTGTCGCTGGTCGTTTCGGCGGCAGCCAGCTTGGTGTTATTGGTTGCGCTTGCTTTTGGCGGTCCTCTTTGGGCGGTCTTGGGCGCGTTGTGGCTCATGGTGGCTTGTGTGGGTTCCACCATGACAACCAGCTTTTCTCTAGCTATTCAAGATCAGGCCAAAGCGGCTGGCAGTGCGTCGGCGCTGCTGGGTTTGGTGATGTTTGTTTTTGGTGCAGCTGTGTCGCCTTTAGTCGGCTTGGGAGGAGACGCTCTTTGGCCGATGGGGCTGCTGATAGCGCTTTCTAATGGTGCGGCTCTTTTTTGCGGCTGGCGGGCCCAGCAGCATTCAAGAAGCACAATAAAACAAAAGAAGAAAGAATAG
- a CDS encoding iron-containing alcohol dehydrogenase, whose protein sequence is MKNFEYYAPTRVIFGKGTENQVGQLIKEQQGQTVLVHFGGGSVQRSGLLDRVYASLEKAGLKHVSLGGVVPNPRLSKVREGIALCRKEKVDFLLAVGGGSVIDSAKAIGYGLAYDGDVWDFYCGKAQPQACFPVGTILTIAAAGSEMSNSSVITNEDGWLKRGCTNDHSRCKFAIMNPELTSTLPPYQTASGCADILMHSMERYFSPYDSMELTDSISEALMRTVIRNARILVKDPASYNARAEIMWASSLSHNDLTGHRTLGDWACHQLEHELSGIFDVAHGAGLAAIWGSWARYVQKTNPARFAQFAVNVLGIANNFASPDNTALAGIKSMENFYTSIGMPTSLKELGLEVSDAQIDELAYKCSFEGQRTVGAFQVLKQEDMKNIFLLARG, encoded by the coding sequence ATGAAAAATTTTGAATACTACGCGCCCACACGGGTGATTTTCGGCAAAGGCACAGAAAATCAAGTCGGACAACTCATTAAAGAACAACAGGGACAAACCGTACTGGTTCATTTTGGCGGCGGCAGCGTACAACGCTCCGGCTTGCTGGACCGCGTCTACGCTTCGTTGGAAAAAGCTGGCCTAAAACACGTCAGTCTCGGCGGCGTCGTGCCGAATCCCCGTCTTTCAAAAGTGCGTGAAGGCATTGCATTATGCCGCAAAGAAAAAGTAGACTTTTTATTAGCAGTTGGCGGCGGCAGTGTTATCGATTCTGCCAAAGCCATCGGTTATGGCTTAGCCTATGACGGCGATGTATGGGATTTTTACTGCGGCAAAGCCCAGCCGCAAGCCTGCTTTCCTGTGGGAACCATTTTGACCATCGCCGCTGCTGGCAGCGAAATGAGCAACTCCTCGGTCATTACCAATGAAGATGGCTGGCTCAAACGCGGCTGTACCAACGACCACAGCCGCTGTAAATTTGCTATTATGAATCCTGAACTGACCAGCACGCTGCCTCCCTATCAAACAGCCAGCGGCTGCGCCGATATTCTCATGCACTCAATGGAACGGTACTTCAGTCCCTACGACAGCATGGAATTGACCGACAGCATCAGTGAAGCTCTTATGCGTACTGTCATCCGTAATGCCCGCATCCTGGTTAAAGACCCGGCAAGCTACAACGCTCGGGCTGAAATCATGTGGGCCAGCAGCCTTTCCCACAACGATCTTACCGGCCATCGTACCTTGGGGGACTGGGCCTGCCATCAACTGGAGCACGAATTGAGCGGCATTTTTGACGTAGCTCATGGCGCCGGCTTGGCCGCCATCTGGGGCAGTTGGGCTCGGTATGTTCAAAAAACCAATCCGGCCCGGTTTGCCCAATTCGCCGTCAATGTTCTAGGTATAGCCAATAACTTCGCTTCACCCGACAATACCGCTCTCGCAGGCATCAAGTCCATGGAAAACTTCTACACTTCCATCGGCATGCCTACCTCTTTAAAAGAGTTAGGCCTCGAAGTCAGCGATGCGCAGATTGATGAGCTGGCTTATAAGTGCAGCTTTGAAGGACAGCGGACTGTCGGTGCTTTCCAGGTCCTCAAGCAAGAAGACATGAAAAACATCTTCCTCCTGGCTCGCGGTTAA
- a CDS encoding TolC family protein: MKIKTPAWARRAVLWGAALALWSGTAAAEPTALTLEESISLAMAHNPVLRIAAANQEKAAGVVGEAQAAKGVSVDYTHTEMRSNAPLSWMSTMAAVSPYNYFSNKISASVPLYTGGKLESVVAQAKLGKQVSDLELQATQQQLTLDTTVEYYEVLRSEKLLDVAHRTENDFALHLKQVRQMYDEGVVAWRDVLQTKVRLANAENSRVQAENTYQLSQYTLNKRIGLPLHGKLKLQEPAAKELPQETMAAYVEQGVVKRPEMAQSQAGVTLAKEKTKEAKSGQQPSLALTGSTAWDDNEAFGGRNRDWTAMLLVQLNLFDSGATQAKLKQAKAGEAAAREEERQTKDAISLEISDAHLRVQEALKRIEATRTAVEEAQTNFNISRDSYAAGVGTNLDVMDAEVALQQAQTNYIQAAYDLQINRARLEKAIGSQM; the protein is encoded by the coding sequence GTGAAAATAAAAACGCCTGCGTGGGCAAGAAGAGCCGTCCTTTGGGGGGCGGCGTTGGCGCTGTGGAGCGGTACCGCAGCGGCAGAACCTACTGCGTTAACGCTGGAAGAAAGTATTTCTCTGGCGATGGCGCATAATCCGGTTTTGCGCATTGCTGCGGCGAATCAAGAAAAAGCAGCAGGGGTTGTTGGGGAGGCGCAGGCTGCCAAAGGGGTCAGCGTTGATTATACCCATACGGAAATGCGCTCTAACGCGCCGCTTTCCTGGATGTCGACGATGGCTGCCGTTTCTCCTTATAATTATTTCAGTAACAAAATCAGCGCCAGCGTGCCCCTTTACACCGGCGGCAAGCTGGAGAGCGTCGTAGCGCAGGCTAAATTGGGTAAGCAAGTATCCGATTTGGAGCTGCAAGCAACCCAGCAGCAGCTGACGCTGGATACGACAGTAGAATATTATGAGGTGTTGCGAAGCGAGAAGCTACTTGACGTAGCGCATCGGACGGAAAACGACTTTGCCCTGCACTTGAAGCAAGTGCGTCAAATGTATGACGAAGGCGTTGTTGCCTGGCGGGATGTGCTGCAGACCAAGGTGCGTCTGGCTAATGCTGAAAACAGTCGCGTCCAGGCGGAAAATACCTATCAGCTATCCCAATACACCCTAAATAAACGCATCGGCTTGCCTTTGCATGGGAAGTTAAAGCTGCAAGAGCCTGCAGCAAAAGAACTGCCGCAGGAAACCATGGCGGCTTATGTGGAACAGGGCGTGGTGAAGCGGCCGGAAATGGCCCAAAGTCAGGCCGGGGTTACCTTGGCGAAGGAAAAGACAAAAGAAGCTAAAAGTGGTCAGCAGCCGAGTTTAGCCCTGACTGGCAGTACGGCTTGGGATGATAACGAAGCTTTTGGCGGCAGGAATCGCGACTGGACGGCTATGCTTCTGGTACAGTTGAACCTTTTCGATTCTGGGGCTACCCAGGCTAAGCTCAAACAGGCTAAAGCCGGCGAAGCGGCGGCGCGGGAAGAAGAGCGCCAAACAAAAGATGCTATCTCTTTAGAAATTAGTGATGCTCATTTGCGGGTGCAAGAAGCTCTGAAGCGTATCGAAGCTACCCGTACCGCAGTGGAAGAAGCGCAGACCAATTTTAATATCAGCCGGGATAGCTATGCCGCTGGCGTGGGGACCAATCTGGACGTTATGGATGCAGAAGTGGCGCTGCAGCAAGCGCAGACGAACTATATTCAAGCGGCTTACGACTTGCAGATCAACCGCGCGCGTTTGGAAAAGGCCATAGGATCGCAAATGTAA
- a CDS encoding universal stress protein, producing the protein MEIKYKKILAPIDGSQNSFAALAHAAALAKTTEAELYILYVMPLSQQLPLAPQISGHKIPFYTVDKPEAFAKTIVDAAVASVPEEMNVKTYVETGAPTLVIKEFAEQHKVDMIVIGSRGLGAISGLILGSVSGYVVHQAKCPVLVVK; encoded by the coding sequence ATGGAAATAAAGTATAAAAAAATCCTGGCACCGATTGATGGCTCCCAAAACTCTTTTGCCGCGTTGGCTCATGCTGCTGCTTTGGCGAAAACGACCGAAGCGGAGCTATATATTTTGTACGTAATGCCTTTGTCGCAGCAATTGCCGCTGGCGCCGCAGATTTCTGGGCACAAGATTCCCTTTTACACCGTAGATAAGCCGGAAGCTTTTGCTAAGACGATTGTTGACGCCGCCGTAGCGAGCGTGCCGGAGGAGATGAATGTTAAAACCTATGTGGAGACCGGCGCTCCGACACTTGTTATTAAAGAATTTGCCGAGCAGCACAAGGTCGATATGATTGTCATTGGCAGCCGAGGACTGGGAGCTATTTCCGGCTTGATTCTGGGCAGTGTCAGCGGTTATGTGGTGCATCAGGCCAAGTGCCCGGTGCTGGTGGTCAAATAA
- a CDS encoding efflux RND transporter permease subunit, with translation MNQFNLTEWTLKHKHFLYFFIVLFFLAGIVSYKNLGRMEDPDFTIKQMVVTVAWPGATALQVEEQVTDKIERKLQDLPGLDYLKSYSMPGYSVIYVNIKETVPKAEIRNRWVEARHMVDDIAGTLPSGAMPPGFNDRFDEVYGVVYALTGDGYTYEELREKAEKVRRLLLGVPSVKKVNLLGVQQEKIFIEIENAKMAQLGIDPALVTSAIQSQNAMAPAGMLETKADNVYLRVTGMFEKVEEIRSLPIQANGRTFRLGDIAKVTRAYADPSDPKFFYNGQPAIGISLAMESGGNILTLGESLETAIKQIQKALPGGMELHQTVNQPQVVANSISDFTKSLMEAIFIVLIVGFVSLGSRSGIIVAVCIPLVIAIVFTCMKLLGIDLQRISLGALIIALGLLVDDAIITIETMVVKMEEGWSRFNAACFAYTSTAYPRLTGELVTCASFIPVGFATGNGSEYCVTLFYVVVIALVSSWIVAGTATPLLGYLFIRVKPKEGETEGEAASVHNTPFYAWFKRLLNWCLCHRRTVLAATAGCFFGAIVLLGLVNHEFFPSSTRPELIVQLKLQEGASMDKTEEVAKQFAQQLEDHPLVSYYTYHVGEGAPRFVLSFEPTFNKTNFAEFIIVAKDYKARNELREKLNKQLTHDFPEVQQHIKVISNGPAADYPIMLRVTGEDPNKVRDIAQQMEPIMAQHPKVKNVNLNWNEKSKVMHLEVDQDKARSLGVSSQALATALQTQLSGAPLSEYRETDRTISMLFRFDAADRNDLSRMKNLNIHVGNGRYIPLDQIAKISSDAEEGLIYRRNLKPMIAVQAEILPGATGDSVAEEVFNQMADLRASLPLGYKIEYDGSKEDSLKAARYIMETVPAMIIVIMILLMIQLQNIPKMILTLLTAPLGLIGVALGLFLTGSPMGFVVQLGILALAGIIMRNTIILMDQIDQQLAAGDSLWDAIINATVVRFRPILLTAAAAILGMIPLIPNMFWGPMAVAIAAGLAGATILTLLVLPVMYATLYRAEPPVAGQPPEKTN, from the coding sequence ATGAACCAGTTCAACCTTACGGAGTGGACCTTAAAGCATAAGCATTTTTTATATTTTTTCATTGTCTTATTCTTTTTGGCGGGCATTGTTTCGTATAAGAATTTGGGCCGTATGGAAGACCCGGATTTTACGATCAAGCAGATGGTGGTGACCGTAGCTTGGCCGGGGGCGACAGCCCTGCAGGTGGAAGAGCAGGTTACCGATAAAATCGAACGCAAGCTGCAGGATCTGCCTGGGCTGGATTATTTGAAAAGCTACTCTATGCCCGGCTACAGTGTTATCTATGTAAATATAAAAGAAACAGTGCCTAAGGCGGAAATCCGCAACCGCTGGGTTGAAGCCAGGCATATGGTGGACGATATTGCAGGCACTCTGCCGTCCGGCGCGATGCCGCCTGGCTTTAATGATCGCTTTGACGAAGTATACGGGGTTGTTTACGCTCTTACTGGCGACGGCTATACCTATGAAGAACTTCGGGAAAAAGCGGAAAAAGTGCGCCGGTTGCTTTTGGGCGTTCCTAGCGTCAAGAAAGTAAATCTTTTGGGTGTGCAGCAAGAAAAGATTTTTATTGAGATTGAGAATGCCAAAATGGCGCAGCTCGGGATTGATCCCGCGCTTGTTACCTCCGCCATTCAGAGCCAAAATGCCATGGCGCCGGCGGGGATGTTGGAAACCAAGGCGGATAATGTGTACCTGCGTGTCACCGGTATGTTTGAAAAGGTGGAGGAGATTCGCAGCCTGCCCATTCAAGCGAATGGCCGGACCTTTCGCTTGGGTGATATTGCCAAAGTGACCCGCGCCTACGCCGACCCCAGCGATCCTAAATTCTTTTATAACGGTCAGCCGGCCATCGGCATTTCTTTGGCCATGGAATCCGGGGGCAACATCCTTACCCTTGGAGAGTCTCTGGAGACTGCCATTAAGCAGATTCAAAAAGCGCTGCCAGGCGGCATGGAGCTCCACCAGACGGTAAATCAGCCACAGGTGGTGGCCAACTCGATTAGTGATTTTACCAAATCATTAATGGAAGCCATCTTTATTGTGCTTATCGTCGGATTTGTCAGCTTAGGCTCGCGCTCCGGCATTATCGTCGCGGTTTGCATTCCCCTGGTTATCGCTATTGTTTTCACCTGTATGAAGCTGTTGGGCATTGATTTGCAGCGCATCTCCTTAGGAGCGTTGATTATTGCCCTGGGCCTCTTGGTGGACGACGCCATCATCACCATTGAAACGATGGTAGTCAAGATGGAGGAGGGCTGGAGCCGCTTTAACGCCGCCTGCTTTGCCTATACATCGACAGCCTATCCGCGCCTAACCGGCGAACTTGTGACCTGCGCCAGCTTTATTCCTGTGGGCTTTGCCACAGGCAATGGTTCGGAGTATTGCGTAACCCTCTTTTATGTGGTGGTCATTGCTTTGGTTTCCTCTTGGATTGTGGCCGGTACGGCGACACCGCTTTTGGGCTACTTGTTTATTCGCGTAAAGCCCAAGGAAGGAGAAACCGAGGGCGAAGCCGCCAGCGTCCATAATACGCCTTTTTACGCTTGGTTTAAGAGGCTCCTCAACTGGTGCTTATGCCACCGGCGGACGGTGTTGGCCGCTACGGCGGGCTGCTTTTTTGGCGCGATTGTCTTGCTGGGGTTGGTGAATCACGAATTTTTCCCCTCATCGACGCGTCCAGAGCTTATTGTGCAGTTGAAGCTGCAAGAAGGCGCCAGCATGGATAAAACCGAAGAAGTGGCGAAGCAGTTTGCGCAGCAATTGGAGGATCATCCTCTTGTTTCGTACTATACGTACCATGTGGGTGAAGGGGCGCCCCGTTTTGTCCTTAGCTTTGAGCCGACCTTTAATAAGACTAATTTTGCGGAGTTCATTATTGTCGCCAAAGACTATAAGGCGCGCAATGAGCTGCGAGAAAAGCTGAATAAGCAGCTTACGCATGATTTTCCGGAAGTGCAGCAGCATATTAAGGTCATCAGTAATGGTCCTGCGGCAGATTATCCCATCATGCTCCGGGTGACCGGAGAAGATCCTAACAAGGTGCGGGACATCGCTCAGCAGATGGAGCCCATTATGGCGCAGCATCCGAAGGTGAAAAACGTCAACTTGAACTGGAATGAAAAAAGCAAGGTTATGCATTTGGAAGTGGACCAGGACAAAGCAAGAAGTCTCGGCGTTTCTTCGCAGGCTTTGGCGACGGCTTTGCAGACGCAGCTTTCCGGCGCGCCGTTGTCGGAATACCGGGAAACGGACCGCACCATCAGCATGCTTTTCCGCTTTGACGCCGCAGATCGTAATGACCTGTCACGCATGAAAAATTTGAACATTCATGTGGGGAATGGCCGTTATATTCCTCTGGACCAAATTGCTAAAATCTCTTCTGACGCGGAAGAAGGCTTGATTTATCGGCGTAACCTGAAGCCTATGATTGCGGTGCAGGCGGAAATTTTGCCTGGCGCTACCGGCGACAGCGTAGCCGAAGAAGTGTTTAATCAAATGGCTGATTTGCGTGCGTCGTTACCGCTAGGATACAAAATTGAATATGACGGCTCGAAAGAAGACAGTCTTAAGGCGGCGCGTTATATCATGGAAACCGTACCAGCCATGATCATTGTCATCATGATTCTCTTGATGATTCAGCTGCAAAATATTCCCAAAATGATTTTGACGCTGCTGACGGCGCCATTAGGTCTAATTGGCGTAGCCTTGGGCTTGTTTTTAACTGGCAGCCCTATGGGTTTTGTGGTGCAGCTGGGCATTTTGGCGCTGGCGGGCATTATTATGCGCAATACCATTATTCTCATGGACCAGATCGACCAGCAGCTGGCGGCGGGAGATTCCCTTTGGGATGCTATCATTAACGCTACGGTAGTTCGGTTTCGCCCGATTCTTCTGACAGCAGCGGCGGCAATTTTGGGCATGATTCCGCTGATTCCCAATATGTTTTGGGGTCCCATGGCGGTAGCCATTGCCGCTGGGTTGGCGGGCGCTACGATATTGACGCTGCTGGTGTTGCCGGTCATGTATGCAACCTTGTATCGCGCGGAACCGCCGGTGGCGGGGCAGCCACCGGAAAAAACAAACTGA